In the genome of Paenibacillus pabuli, one region contains:
- a CDS encoding nucleotide-binding protein produces MKTLKPRVFIGCSLEAKPIAAAVHENLRFSAEVTPWYSGVFNPSSYTMDDLEAEVRTTDFAIFIFHPDDISKIRGKYYASVRDNTMLEMGLFMGRLGRKRIFFILPEDITDIKDVSKIEGLRMPTDLLGLNPLVYEIRSDGKWAPAVSVACSKIADSIEEQGRWSDPEVEKIIEKHKRSEGEARLQLLKLLRFFRELLRTRKADAIMLERMSDALRSAFVSLPPFAVRGTAIYRTDDSGHIEQLCGNVGEPGRKYNLSANDDKQPDDPKRILVIDSYRENKIKINLYDDYLEKEYLLCYPVAKRYVITVHIIGHIEADEAIFQQMDLENRHLFNAINDLLGGEPE; encoded by the coding sequence ATGAAAACGTTAAAGCCAAGAGTCTTTATTGGCTGCTCGCTGGAAGCGAAGCCGATTGCAGCCGCAGTACACGAAAACTTGCGTTTCTCGGCCGAAGTTACCCCTTGGTACTCCGGAGTTTTTAATCCAAGCAGTTATACCATGGACGATTTGGAAGCAGAAGTCCGCACGACTGACTTTGCCATTTTTATTTTTCATCCGGATGATATATCAAAAATTCGCGGGAAGTACTATGCCTCCGTCCGTGATAATACAATGCTGGAAATGGGTTTGTTTATGGGTCGGCTAGGACGAAAGCGTATTTTTTTCATTCTTCCTGAAGATATTACGGACATCAAAGACGTCTCCAAGATCGAAGGTTTACGCATGCCTACAGACCTGCTGGGGTTAAATCCACTGGTTTATGAAATTCGTTCAGACGGGAAATGGGCGCCAGCAGTTTCGGTGGCCTGTTCCAAAATCGCCGACAGCATCGAAGAACAGGGACGTTGGAGCGATCCCGAAGTGGAAAAAATCATCGAAAAGCATAAAAGGTCTGAGGGGGAAGCGCGGTTACAGCTGCTCAAGCTGCTGCGATTCTTCAGGGAGTTACTGCGTACCCGCAAAGCAGATGCAATCATGTTGGAGCGAATGAGCGATGCACTTCGTAGTGCATTTGTATCCCTCCCTCCATTTGCCGTGCGTGGGACAGCCATATACCGTACAGATGACAGTGGTCATATTGAACAATTATGTGGTAATGTTGGGGAACCGGGGAGAAAATATAACTTGTCCGCTAACGACGACAAACAACCTGATGATCCGAAGCGAATTCTGGTTATTGATTCTTACCGGGAGAACAAAATCAAGATCAATCTCTACGACGACTACCTTGAGAAAGAGTATCTGCTATGCTATCCTGTAGCCAAGAGGTATGTAATCACAGTCCATATTATTGGACATATTGAAGCGGATGAGGCGATATTTCAGCAGATGGATTTGGAGAATCGTCATCTGTTCAACGCGATCAACGATTTGTTAGGAGGCGAACCGGAATGA
- the cysK gene encoding cysteine synthase A has translation MDLNSHLIKNQTSAHTGIAADVTELIGQTPAVRLNRLTGSESADVYVKLEYFNPSGSVKDRAAYNLIVQAERTGLLLPGATIIEPTSGNTGIGLAMNAAAKGYKAILIMPDNMSKERINILKAYGADVVLTPAAERMPGAIRKAKELQADIPGSFIPQQFENRANPDIHRITTAPEIMQQMEGKLDAFIATAGTGGTITGTGEELRKQLPDIRIYAVEPKGSPVLSGGEPGPHKLVGTSPGFIPDILNTDVWDAIIQVSDEDALDTMRQLAAREGLLLGPSSGASVWAALRIAKELGPGHRVLCIAPDTGERYLSMGIF, from the coding sequence ATGGACTTGAATTCGCATTTAATTAAAAATCAAACATCCGCACATACAGGCATTGCCGCAGATGTTACCGAACTGATCGGCCAGACACCTGCCGTCAGATTGAACAGACTTACAGGCAGCGAATCCGCTGACGTATACGTTAAGCTGGAATATTTCAATCCCAGCGGCAGCGTTAAAGACCGTGCCGCCTATAACCTGATCGTTCAGGCTGAACGGACTGGGCTTCTTCTTCCCGGTGCAACCATCATCGAGCCAACCAGCGGCAATACCGGCATCGGTCTTGCGATGAACGCCGCAGCCAAAGGATATAAGGCCATTCTAATCATGCCGGACAACATGTCCAAAGAACGCATCAACATTCTAAAAGCCTATGGCGCAGATGTGGTGCTCACCCCTGCTGCGGAACGGATGCCTGGTGCAATTCGCAAAGCGAAAGAACTTCAGGCCGACATTCCGGGAAGTTTCATTCCCCAACAATTCGAGAATCGAGCGAACCCGGATATTCATCGGATCACCACCGCTCCCGAAATTATGCAGCAGATGGAAGGCAAGCTGGACGCCTTCATCGCTACGGCGGGAACCGGCGGTACGATCACTGGAACGGGAGAAGAACTGCGCAAGCAACTACCCGATATCCGTATATATGCGGTAGAGCCGAAAGGTTCTCCGGTGCTGTCCGGTGGCGAGCCTGGACCGCACAAGCTCGTCGGTACAAGTCCGGGGTTCATTCCGGACATCCTGAATACCGACGTGTGGGATGCCATCATCCAGGTGTCCGATGAGGACGCACTGGATACGATGCGGCAGCTTGCTGCCCGGGAAGGGCTGCTGCTCGGCCCTTCCTCTGGCGCTTCGGTGTGGGCCGCCCTTCGCATCGCGAAGGAACTGGGGCCTGGGCACCGGGTGCTCTGCATTGCGCCGGATACCGGGGAACGGTATTTGAGCATGGGTATTTTTTAA
- a CDS encoding ATP-dependent DNA helicase, with protein sequence MSTQRYPFAYDPAEPFVSRLGEWVADVFYDILPESGFEVRDEQIFMAYQLERAYGDKKTIMAEAGVGTGKTLVYLLYAVCYARYTGKPAVIACADESLIEQLVKPGGDIAKLAEHLDLVVDARLGKSPDQYVCLNKLSAMRFADEDAPVIEEVHESLPDFVNTPGTLQAFHPYGDRKQYPHLNDRQWNKINWDPFQDCFVCPKRQRCGLTLSRDHYRRSKDIIICSHDYYMEHVWTYEARKREGQLPLLPDHSSVVFDEGHLLEEAALNALSYKLKHRIFEELVTRLLEGEIRESLAERVDEAIESSERLFRLLDTYTVAIPGSERKEVRVEPPLLREIERLTSVLDAIGEELVFESGLFSLDGYQMRVVEEHLDMIQSALSLFRKEDGYICWAEESEDETTLSIMPRTVKEILNERVFNTGIPIVFSSATLSVDNSFRYVADSLGIDDFVSFSVASPYDYADKMQMKITDETVPGHPENENRLRDAVSLLQASGGRALILFRTMEELRAFKQDIVQVPEAQGLRFMYEGDREISDLIAAFQQDEESVLCSVNLWEGLDVPGPSLSNVMIWSLPYPPQDPVFNAKRNASASPYEEIDLPYMLLRVKQGLGRLIRTSSDSGSAAILDESLYTKKEAKDRIAALLPEGVEWTTLTH encoded by the coding sequence TTGTCTACACAACGTTATCCTTTTGCATATGATCCGGCTGAACCTTTTGTATCCCGTCTGGGAGAGTGGGTTGCCGATGTTTTTTACGATATTTTGCCAGAGTCCGGCTTCGAGGTACGGGATGAACAGATTTTTATGGCGTACCAGCTCGAACGGGCCTATGGAGATAAAAAGACCATTATGGCTGAGGCTGGTGTAGGGACAGGCAAGACGTTAGTCTATCTGCTCTACGCGGTCTGTTATGCACGTTATACGGGCAAACCGGCCGTGATCGCCTGTGCCGATGAGTCCTTGATTGAACAGCTGGTGAAGCCAGGTGGAGATATTGCAAAGCTCGCTGAACATCTGGATTTGGTAGTGGATGCACGTCTGGGCAAATCACCGGACCAATACGTCTGTTTGAACAAATTAAGTGCGATGAGATTTGCGGATGAGGATGCGCCTGTCATTGAAGAAGTGCATGAGAGCCTTCCGGATTTTGTGAATACGCCAGGTACGCTTCAGGCATTCCATCCGTATGGTGACCGCAAACAGTATCCGCATCTGAATGATCGCCAGTGGAACAAAATCAACTGGGACCCTTTTCAAGACTGCTTCGTTTGTCCAAAAAGACAACGCTGCGGTCTGACGCTGTCGCGTGACCATTACCGTCGTTCCAAGGACATCATCATCTGTTCCCATGATTATTACATGGAGCATGTGTGGACCTATGAAGCGCGCAAACGCGAGGGACAACTGCCACTGCTGCCTGATCACAGCTCGGTTGTATTTGATGAAGGACATTTGCTGGAAGAAGCAGCCCTGAACGCATTGAGCTACAAACTGAAACACCGTATTTTCGAGGAACTCGTGACTCGCCTGCTTGAAGGTGAGATTCGTGAATCTCTCGCGGAGCGAGTGGATGAAGCGATTGAGAGCAGTGAACGACTGTTCAGACTGCTGGATACGTATACGGTAGCCATTCCCGGCTCTGAACGGAAAGAAGTGCGGGTAGAGCCGCCATTGCTGCGTGAGATTGAACGTCTGACGAGTGTGCTGGATGCGATTGGCGAAGAATTGGTATTTGAGAGCGGATTGTTCTCGCTGGATGGTTATCAGATGCGCGTCGTGGAAGAACATCTGGATATGATTCAGTCTGCGTTGTCCCTGTTCCGCAAGGAAGATGGGTACATCTGCTGGGCGGAAGAGAGCGAGGATGAAACGACGTTGTCGATCATGCCGCGTACGGTGAAGGAAATTCTGAACGAGCGTGTGTTCAACACAGGTATTCCGATTGTGTTTTCATCCGCAACACTGTCTGTAGACAATTCATTCCGTTATGTAGCGGACAGTCTCGGTATCGATGATTTTGTATCGTTCTCGGTGGCTTCCCCGTATGATTATGCGGATAAAATGCAGATGAAGATTACCGATGAAACGGTACCTGGTCACCCGGAGAACGAAAATCGGTTGCGTGACGCCGTATCTCTGCTTCAAGCGAGTGGGGGCCGTGCGCTGATTCTGTTCCGTACGATGGAAGAGCTTCGTGCATTCAAGCAGGATATCGTTCAGGTCCCTGAGGCACAAGGATTACGCTTTATGTATGAGGGAGATCGGGAGATCAGCGACCTGATTGCCGCTTTCCAGCAGGATGAGGAGAGTGTGCTGTGCTCCGTCAATCTGTGGGAAGGACTCGACGTTCCGGGACCATCGCTATCTAACGTCATGATCTGGTCGCTTCCATATCCACCGCAAGATCCTGTCTTTAATGCCAAACGAAATGCATCGGCTTCGCCTTATGAAGAGATCGACCTGCCGTACATGCTGCTGCGTGTGAAGCAAGGTCTAGGACGTTTGATTCGGACGAGCAGTGATTCCGGTTCGGCGGCCATCCTGGATGAATCGCTGTATACCAAAAAGGAAGCCAAAGACCGCATTGCGGCCCTGCTTCCCGAAGGTGTGGAATGGACAACCCTGACACACTAA
- a CDS encoding catalase has translation MDNQSSHPEHSSDIAADTLTDRQGHPITDNQNVRTVGSRGPTTLENYHFLEKITHFDRERIPERVVHARGAGAHGVFQAYGTAGDEPVSKYTRARLFQEKGKETPVFVRFSTVIHGGHSPETLRDPRGFAVKFYTEDGNWDLVGNNLKIFFIRDPLKFPDMVHAFKPDPLTNAQDMERFFDFVSLSPEATHMITFLFSPWGIPANYRQMQGSGVNTYKWVNQEGTGVLIKYHWEPLNQGIRNLLQKDASEIQGQNFNHATLDLYHAIEQGDYPEWELCVQVMEDGEHPELDFDPLDPTKLWPQDQFPFLPVGKMTLNRNPEDYFNEVEQAAFGTGVLIDGLDFSDDKLLQGRTFSYSDTQRHRVGANYLQLPVNAPKKRVATNQSGGQMQYQVDRAPGQNPHVNYEPSSLGGLKEATPRGPDHEPLVEGRLEREKIERTNDFGQAGDTYRAFEDWERDELISNLVDALATCKPDIRERMISHFTQADADYGRRVAEGLASVPTDDSATIQPKHEPSVEQAEKRSRETDGY, from the coding sequence ATGGATAATCAGTCTTCACACCCTGAGCATTCCTCAGACATAGCGGCAGATACATTAACAGACCGACAGGGTCACCCCATCACGGACAATCAGAACGTACGAACTGTGGGCAGCCGAGGACCAACCACGCTGGAGAACTATCATTTTCTAGAAAAAATCACTCACTTCGACCGTGAACGTATTCCAGAACGGGTGGTCCATGCCCGCGGCGCTGGCGCTCATGGCGTGTTTCAGGCTTATGGAACAGCCGGGGATGAGCCGGTATCGAAGTATACTCGCGCACGTCTGTTTCAGGAAAAAGGCAAAGAAACCCCGGTATTCGTTCGCTTCTCCACGGTTATTCACGGCGGGCACTCACCGGAGACACTGCGGGACCCGCGTGGATTTGCTGTGAAATTTTATACCGAGGACGGTAACTGGGATCTGGTCGGTAACAACCTGAAAATCTTTTTCATTCGTGATCCGCTCAAGTTCCCGGACATGGTACATGCCTTCAAGCCAGACCCGTTGACCAATGCACAGGATATGGAGCGGTTTTTCGATTTTGTCTCCCTCAGTCCCGAAGCTACCCATATGATTACGTTTCTCTTCTCCCCATGGGGAATTCCGGCCAACTATCGGCAAATGCAGGGGTCGGGCGTCAATACATACAAATGGGTGAATCAGGAAGGCACTGGTGTACTCATTAAATATCACTGGGAACCGCTCAATCAAGGCATACGCAACCTGCTGCAAAAAGACGCGAGTGAGATTCAAGGGCAAAATTTCAATCATGCCACACTGGATCTCTATCATGCGATTGAACAGGGCGACTATCCCGAATGGGAGTTGTGCGTTCAGGTGATGGAGGATGGCGAGCATCCAGAGCTGGACTTTGACCCGCTGGACCCTACCAAGCTGTGGCCACAGGATCAGTTTCCGTTTCTGCCTGTTGGTAAAATGACGCTAAACCGTAATCCAGAGGACTACTTCAATGAAGTGGAACAAGCAGCGTTTGGCACAGGAGTGCTGATAGATGGACTGGATTTCTCGGATGACAAACTGCTGCAAGGACGCACCTTCTCCTACTCGGATACCCAGCGTCACCGGGTAGGTGCGAACTATCTGCAACTGCCCGTCAATGCACCGAAAAAGCGGGTAGCCACCAATCAGAGCGGCGGGCAGATGCAATATCAGGTCGATCGTGCGCCAGGTCAGAATCCACATGTGAACTACGAGCCTTCCTCCCTTGGTGGGTTAAAAGAAGCTACACCGCGCGGCCCGGATCATGAACCGTTGGTGGAAGGCAGGCTAGAGCGTGAGAAGATCGAACGTACGAATGATTTTGGACAAGCCGGGGATACCTACCGGGCATTCGAGGATTGGGAGCGGGATGAGCTGATCAGCAATCTGGTAGATGCTTTAGCCACATGCAAACCGGATATCCGCGAGCGCATGATCTCTCATTTTACGCAAGCGGATGCCGACTACGGTCGTCGTGTGGCGGAAGGACTGGCGTCAGTGCCAACCGATGATAGTGCGACTATCCAGCCGAAACATGAACCAAGTGTCGAGCAAGCAGAGAAACGCAGTCGTGAGACGGATGGTTATTAA
- a CDS encoding right-handed parallel beta-helix repeat-containing protein, whose product MKLFPSTSTHASVRSERSLKSKMAHICLSAAFPLLLLGGGSAGAAELIESGVQSPSESVAAPTAALAAGDLYVSPNGSASNPGTLDSPTTLANALTQIAPGKTIYLRGGTYSFSQTITIERGNSGTSSQHKNLVAYGSEKPVFDFSAQAFASTNRGLQMFGDYWFVKGLEVKGAGDNGIFIGGSYNRLEQIEAHHNRDTGIQMGRYASTAAKSEWPSYNEVIRSYSHNNYDPDDGEDADGFAAKLTVGPGNVFDGCIAAYNVDDGWDLYSKTDTGAIGVVTIRNSIAYGNGATSDGTSTSNSDGNGFKLGGEKIAVNHIVENNIAFNNKKHGFTYNSNPGSIQMKNNTSWNNGQSNFAFDVGTHIFTNNLSFQGGASDKTSGTDVSSTNVWWKNKKSENAKGLLASAADFVSLVPSVTRSADGTPVLGNFLKLAGGSDLIGSGTPSGTNIGAR is encoded by the coding sequence ATGAAATTATTCCCATCTACATCTACTCATGCATCTGTACGATCCGAACGTTCCCTGAAATCGAAAATGGCCCATATCTGTCTGAGTGCCGCTTTTCCTCTATTATTACTCGGTGGTGGATCGGCTGGTGCTGCGGAACTCATCGAGAGTGGCGTGCAAAGTCCCTCTGAATCGGTAGCCGCGCCAACTGCTGCACTCGCTGCTGGTGACCTGTACGTTTCTCCTAACGGGTCAGCAAGCAATCCTGGGACACTCGACAGTCCAACCACGCTGGCTAACGCGTTGACCCAAATCGCTCCAGGCAAAACGATCTATCTACGCGGCGGAACCTACAGTTTCTCCCAGACCATTACCATTGAACGCGGTAACAGCGGCACCTCCTCACAACATAAAAATCTGGTGGCGTATGGATCGGAAAAACCAGTCTTTGATTTCTCCGCTCAAGCCTTCGCTTCCACCAATCGTGGACTGCAAATGTTCGGAGACTACTGGTTCGTCAAAGGTCTTGAGGTAAAGGGTGCGGGTGACAACGGAATCTTTATCGGAGGCAGCTACAACCGCTTGGAGCAGATCGAAGCCCATCACAACCGGGATACGGGCATTCAAATGGGACGTTATGCCTCCACAGCCGCCAAGAGTGAATGGCCTTCATATAACGAAGTGATCCGTTCCTACTCCCACAACAACTATGACCCGGATGACGGCGAGGATGCGGACGGTTTTGCCGCCAAGCTGACGGTTGGCCCAGGAAACGTCTTTGACGGCTGCATTGCCGCTTATAACGTGGATGATGGCTGGGATCTGTATAGCAAAACGGACACAGGCGCCATCGGCGTCGTTACGATCCGCAACAGCATCGCCTACGGTAACGGCGCAACGTCAGACGGGACCTCTACCTCCAACAGTGATGGCAACGGCTTCAAGCTCGGAGGCGAGAAGATTGCGGTGAATCATATCGTTGAGAACAACATTGCGTTTAATAATAAAAAGCATGGCTTTACCTATAACAGCAATCCCGGTTCGATCCAGATGAAAAATAACACCTCCTGGAACAATGGGCAAAGCAACTTTGCCTTTGATGTAGGCACCCATATCTTCACTAACAACCTGTCCTTCCAAGGCGGCGCAAGCGACAAAACGAGCGGAACCGACGTCAGCAGCACTAACGTCTGGTGGAAGAACAAAAAAAGCGAGAATGCCAAAGGCCTGCTCGCCAGCGCAGCCGACTTTGTCTCCCTCGTGCCTTCTGTAACGCGTAGCGCGGACGGAACGCCTGTCCTGGGTAATTTCTTGAAGCTTGCGGGTGGCAGTGATTTGATCGGCTCGGGTACGCCATCGGGTACAAATATTGGTGCACGGTAA
- a CDS encoding DUF6809 family protein, giving the protein MKDNMSNLIEDLFYGNLRLDESIHPEQAEYQEINRQISDLMQGYKTQLTENEYDDLEQLVDLIGQSTSMYVEAAFEKGFRTGGRLMIEVLTKP; this is encoded by the coding sequence ATGAAGGATAACATGTCAAACTTGATCGAGGATTTATTTTACGGGAACCTGCGGTTGGACGAGTCGATTCATCCTGAGCAGGCCGAGTATCAGGAGATCAATCGTCAAATATCAGACCTCATGCAGGGTTACAAAACACAGCTTACCGAGAACGAATACGATGATTTGGAGCAACTAGTAGACTTAATCGGACAATCCACATCTATGTATGTGGAAGCGGCATTCGAGAAAGGTTTTCGCACAGGCGGCAGACTGATGATTGAGGTTTTAACCAAGCCGTGA